In one window of Frigoriglobus tundricola DNA:
- a CDS encoding RNA polymerase sigma factor — MPRRLLFRLLASVPSATDHVPDAELLRRLLASNDSVAFELLVRRHADAVWVACRRLLRSDADADDAFQATFLALIRKARSIRTPSAGGWLHRVAVHASLKLRERTARTSFVEPNELRDLPAPIPTESDAELAAVVHEELARLPERERLPVVLCDLEGLSHADAAAALGWPVGTVSGRLSRARAKLRERLARRGLAPSAALLPTLAAPPRLVSNALSLTAGASPAVVSLTEGVLAMMAQSTWKWVAVAAVCASALGAGGVLAFGPGGRLAPQNVIPATPPVVAQTPEPPAKDKFEEDEWLPIFDSKKRAERDKNRPRRDPNNYEARPTAFPELTIPKNEAEFEKLCPRLTGKVELAIEPTDDTLRKLLKARLAEGVLQILRYRGRLNIGAWFPGDRAEMYECLADIQATATELWGGQPKELIPWLEELVVAFKEGEKFHWLRVAIGTDPPQALDIARQHRFQAEIALWKAKKKP; from the coding sequence ATGCCGCGCCGTCTGTTGTTCCGACTGCTCGCGTCCGTGCCCTCTGCAACGGACCACGTCCCGGACGCCGAACTGCTGCGCCGGTTGCTGGCGTCCAACGACTCGGTCGCGTTCGAGCTGCTCGTGCGCCGGCACGCGGACGCGGTGTGGGTCGCGTGCCGCCGGCTGCTCCGCTCGGACGCCGATGCGGACGACGCGTTCCAGGCCACGTTCCTCGCGCTGATCCGCAAAGCGCGCAGCATCCGCACCCCGTCTGCCGGTGGGTGGCTGCACCGCGTCGCCGTCCACGCGTCTTTGAAGCTCCGCGAGCGAACCGCCCGCACGTCCTTCGTTGAACCGAACGAACTGCGCGACTTGCCCGCGCCAATCCCGACCGAATCGGACGCGGAATTGGCCGCGGTGGTCCACGAGGAACTGGCCCGGTTGCCGGAGCGCGAGCGGTTGCCCGTGGTGCTGTGCGACCTGGAGGGGCTGTCCCACGCGGACGCCGCCGCCGCCCTCGGGTGGCCCGTCGGCACGGTGTCCGGGCGCCTGAGCCGCGCCCGCGCCAAGCTCCGAGAGCGCCTCGCGCGGCGCGGCCTGGCCCCATCGGCGGCGCTACTCCCGACTCTGGCCGCGCCGCCGCGGCTGGTCTCGAATGCCCTGTCCCTGACCGCCGGCGCGTCGCCGGCCGTCGTGTCCCTGACCGAAGGAGTGCTCGCGATGATGGCCCAATCGACGTGGAAGTGGGTCGCGGTGGCGGCCGTGTGCGCCAGCGCGCTCGGCGCGGGTGGCGTTCTGGCGTTCGGTCCCGGCGGGCGCCTCGCGCCGCAGAACGTTATTCCGGCGACACCGCCGGTCGTCGCACAGACCCCCGAGCCGCCGGCCAAGGACAAGTTCGAGGAGGACGAGTGGTTGCCGATTTTCGACAGTAAGAAACGTGCGGAGCGGGATAAGAACCGTCCGAGACGGGATCCGAACAATTATGAAGCGCGGCCGACTGCTTTCCCCGAACTCACGATCCCCAAGAACGAGGCGGAGTTCGAGAAATTGTGCCCGCGACTGACCGGGAAGGTCGAGCTTGCCATCGAGCCGACCGACGACACCCTGCGCAAGCTGCTGAAGGCGCGACTCGCCGAAGGGGTATTGCAAATCCTGCGGTATCGCGGGCGCTTAAATATTGGCGCGTGGTTTCCCGGCGACCGTGCTGAAATGTACGAATGTCTTGCGGACATCCAGGCGACGGCAACGGAGTTATGGGGCGGGCAGCCGAAGGAACTCATCCCGTGGCTCGAGGAACTGGTGGTCGCTTTTAAAGAGGGAGAAAAGTTCCACTGGCTGCGCGTTGCAATCGGCACCGACCCACCCCAAGCCCTCGACATCGCACGGCAACACCGTTTTCAGGCCGAGATTGCGCTGTGGAAAGCGAAGAAGAAGCCGTGA
- a CDS encoding sigma-70 family RNA polymerase sigma factor, with translation MPHCVFATAVDRAKRVIQPPVHDGDLVTRFAASGDPDAFAHLVRKHGPMVLRVCHRITRHRQDAEDAFQATFLVLARKAGTVNPAGAVAGWLFGVAVNAAREARKRSARRAARETLVATTPETGRCEPEPDFDRRAAVAEALAGLAEPYRSLVVACDLQGEPQATAARRLGVPVGTVYSRLSTARRRLAGRLSLRGISAATAVAALAALVPTATALPPPSDCLPHDVTELAEAIMTRGFALRWKLAACVLLVGVAVGLADEVPKPAPAPADARAPRAADESRLVLGVAGQVRFLKPDGTEVSRLTGTEVIRAGADLPTRSRSFNDFRSAAPTRPAAETFAPCGRVAPDGRLPIGTRKGLYLLTPGNPPVVTPVKAAKGDQALFASGDVPTIVAWSRDGKRAIGHRTTQALFSAPVDEHVLIDLAAGTTTELNLPKNHKVVDWSADGWFLTIGVDRHGFSKGWAIKRQTVCKMSADGQTSDALASYSFDGDWSRPTEFLPGGASSNGAALSPDGKRVACLVATSVPIQVGAKSVPHRGIKLCVLDLANKARAAVVFEEPGKCVGETKISYFPNGVRWSPDGSRIGFLCNHWEFGTLPVTN, from the coding sequence ATGCCGCACTGCGTATTCGCCACGGCCGTGGACCGAGCCAAGCGTGTGATCCAGCCCCCCGTACACGACGGGGACCTCGTCACCCGGTTCGCCGCGTCGGGTGACCCGGACGCGTTCGCCCATTTGGTCCGGAAACACGGTCCGATGGTGCTTCGGGTGTGTCACCGGATCACCCGGCACCGGCAGGACGCGGAGGACGCCTTTCAGGCGACTTTTCTCGTCCTCGCTCGCAAGGCCGGGACGGTGAACCCGGCGGGCGCGGTCGCCGGCTGGCTGTTCGGGGTGGCGGTGAACGCCGCCCGCGAAGCCCGCAAGCGGTCCGCCCGGCGCGCGGCGCGCGAGACCCTCGTGGCGACGACGCCCGAGACCGGCCGGTGCGAACCGGAACCGGACTTCGACCGCCGCGCCGCGGTGGCCGAAGCACTCGCGGGCCTGGCCGAGCCGTACCGGTCGCTGGTCGTGGCGTGCGATCTCCAGGGCGAACCGCAGGCGACCGCCGCCCGGCGACTCGGCGTGCCGGTCGGGACGGTGTACAGCCGGCTCTCGACCGCGCGCCGCCGGCTGGCCGGTCGGCTCAGCCTGCGCGGCATCAGCGCAGCTACGGCAGTGGCGGCCCTCGCCGCGCTCGTGCCTACGGCCACGGCACTTCCGCCCCCCTCCGATTGTCTTCCCCACGATGTTACGGAACTGGCGGAGGCGATCATGACACGCGGATTCGCGCTACGATGGAAGCTGGCGGCGTGCGTGCTGCTCGTGGGTGTCGCGGTGGGGCTGGCGGACGAGGTGCCGAAGCCGGCCCCTGCTCCGGCCGACGCACGCGCGCCGCGAGCGGCGGACGAGTCGCGGCTCGTTCTCGGCGTCGCCGGGCAGGTCCGGTTCCTCAAGCCCGACGGTACGGAAGTCTCCCGGCTGACCGGCACGGAGGTCATCAGGGCCGGAGCGGACCTACCCACGCGGTCACGTTCCTTCAACGACTTCCGGAGCGCGGCGCCGACGCGGCCGGCGGCGGAAACGTTCGCCCCGTGTGGTCGGGTCGCCCCCGACGGCCGGCTTCCCATCGGCACCCGCAAGGGGCTCTACCTGCTGACGCCCGGTAATCCCCCGGTGGTCACGCCGGTGAAGGCCGCGAAGGGCGATCAGGCCCTGTTCGCGTCCGGCGACGTGCCGACCATCGTGGCGTGGTCACGGGACGGGAAGCGGGCCATCGGGCATCGGACCACGCAAGCGCTGTTCAGCGCCCCGGTGGACGAACACGTCCTGATCGATCTCGCTGCCGGGACGACCACGGAACTGAACCTGCCGAAGAACCATAAGGTCGTGGACTGGTCGGCCGACGGGTGGTTCCTCACCATCGGTGTGGACCGCCACGGCTTCTCCAAGGGGTGGGCCATAAAGAGGCAAACGGTGTGCAAGATGTCTGCGGACGGGCAGACGAGCGACGCTCTGGCGTCGTACTCGTTCGATGGCGACTGGTCGCGTCCGACGGAGTTTCTCCCCGGCGGGGCCTCGTCGAACGGTGCGGCCCTGTCTCCGGACGGGAAGCGGGTCGCGTGCCTCGTCGCGACGTCGGTCCCGATCCAAGTCGGCGCGAAATCGGTCCCGCACCGCGGGATCAAGCTTTGCGTTCTCGACCTCGCGAACAAAGCGCGAGCAGCGGTCGTGTTCGAAGAGCCTGGAAAGTGCGTTGGTGAGACGAAGATTTCGTACTTCCCAAACGGGGTGCGGTGGTCGCCGGACGGGTCGCGAATCGGGTTCCTCTGCAATCACTGGGAGTTTGGAACGCTACCGGTTACGAACTAG
- a CDS encoding DUF3859 domain-containing protein: MFAAFDWNEWLMAVQRGAVLGGIGGAFAGLIVYLGRTPDEKRLAARERARMHARAGTAQAASPVFVVLAVLSVLALVAAVVLVVNPSLVAPLRRLAGGAIGSPQPSVTVSDFGRYRSTGPVRVVPDRSAPSGVTVVGDHELILQAQTDQIPCRVGEIWGMRVHSRVVPADRPYTIRKEMHHPPMKLPDGSVQTKNVRETNVPAGASFDAFYGWYFLKGYEYELVPGEWTSVVFIDDVEVARKVFRIQK, translated from the coding sequence ATGTTCGCCGCCTTCGACTGGAATGAATGGCTGATGGCAGTACAAAGGGGAGCCGTCCTCGGTGGCATCGGCGGCGCCTTCGCGGGTCTCATCGTCTACCTGGGGCGCACACCGGACGAGAAGAGGCTGGCCGCGCGCGAACGCGCGCGAATGCACGCCCGAGCCGGTACCGCCCAAGCGGCGTCGCCCGTGTTTGTGGTCCTCGCGGTCCTCTCGGTCCTCGCGCTCGTCGCCGCCGTCGTCCTCGTCGTGAACCCGTCGCTCGTTGCCCCCCTGCGCCGCCTGGCCGGTGGTGCGATCGGCAGTCCTCAGCCGAGCGTTACGGTCTCCGATTTCGGCCGGTACCGGAGTACGGGTCCCGTTCGGGTCGTCCCCGATCGCAGCGCACCGAGCGGCGTCACTGTCGTCGGTGATCACGAGCTGATCCTCCAGGCGCAAACCGATCAAATTCCCTGCCGGGTGGGAGAAATATGGGGCATGCGGGTTCACAGTCGTGTGGTCCCCGCCGATCGGCCGTACACGATTCGGAAAGAAATGCACCATCCCCCCATGAAGCTGCCCGACGGTTCGGTCCAAACGAAGAACGTCCGCGAGACCAATGTGCCGGCCGGTGCGTCGTTCGATGCGTTCTACGGCTGGTACTTCCTCAAGGGCTACGAGTACGAGTTGGTGCCCGGCGAGTGGACGTCGGTGGTGTTCATTGATGATGTCGAGGTGGCCCGCAAGGTGTTCAGGATTCAGAAATAG
- the tnpC gene encoding IS66 family transposase translates to MAEPACPGCRDLLQRVAELEAQVAELTRRLDEAVRAGKRQAAPFRKGPPKPDPKTPGRKSGDAHGKHGRRPPPPHDQVAECHEAHLPDSCPHCRGRLVETGTAEQFQTEIPRTPLLRKFRVHIGHCESCGKRTQGRHPLQTSDALGAAASQIGPDAQAAAAVLHTQMGLSHGKVASVFRTLFGITLTRGASAQIDLRTASRLEPDYQLILDEVRSSEQIAADETGWRIGGHPAWLHAWVGDRATAYGIDSQRSAAVLERVIGADWSGILSHDGFASYDRFEAAIHQQCLAHVLRRARELLERATRGAVRFPRQVIALLTEAIHWRNGYVPGTWTDDQLDAHRGQFDDRLLELVTRPRAVPEYATLARHLWNHFEQWFAFVFDPRIEPTNWKAEQAIRPAVVNRKVWGGNRTVTGARAQGVLMSVFETCRRQTLSVVDHVSRTLRWFGNRLLPRPLLLG, encoded by the coding sequence ATGGCCGAACCCGCGTGTCCTGGCTGTCGGGATCTCCTCCAGCGTGTCGCCGAACTCGAAGCCCAGGTCGCCGAGTTGACCCGGCGGCTCGACGAGGCAGTGCGCGCCGGCAAGCGACAGGCCGCCCCGTTCCGCAAGGGTCCGCCCAAGCCCGACCCGAAGACACCCGGTCGCAAGTCGGGCGACGCCCACGGCAAGCACGGGCGCCGCCCGCCCCCGCCTCACGATCAGGTTGCGGAGTGCCACGAGGCGCACCTCCCCGACTCCTGTCCGCACTGCCGGGGCCGGCTGGTCGAGACCGGCACGGCGGAGCAGTTCCAGACCGAGATCCCACGCACCCCGCTGCTCCGCAAGTTCCGCGTCCACATCGGTCACTGCGAGTCGTGCGGGAAGCGGACCCAGGGCCGGCATCCGCTCCAGACGTCCGACGCCCTTGGCGCGGCTGCCAGCCAGATCGGCCCTGACGCCCAGGCCGCGGCCGCGGTCCTGCACACCCAGATGGGCCTGTCGCACGGCAAGGTCGCGTCGGTGTTCCGGACCCTGTTCGGCATCACCCTGACCCGCGGGGCCAGCGCCCAGATCGACCTCCGCACAGCGTCGCGACTGGAACCCGACTACCAACTGATCCTCGACGAGGTGCGGTCGTCCGAGCAGATCGCGGCCGACGAGACGGGGTGGCGGATCGGAGGGCATCCCGCCTGGCTCCATGCGTGGGTCGGTGACCGGGCCACCGCCTACGGTATCGACTCCCAACGCAGTGCCGCCGTCCTGGAGCGGGTGATCGGGGCGGACTGGTCCGGCATCCTGAGCCACGACGGGTTCGCCTCGTACGACCGGTTCGAGGCGGCGATCCACCAGCAGTGCCTGGCCCACGTGCTCCGCCGCGCGCGGGAGTTGCTGGAGCGCGCCACCCGCGGGGCCGTGCGGTTCCCACGGCAGGTGATTGCGCTGCTCACCGAGGCGATCCACTGGCGGAACGGGTATGTGCCGGGGACGTGGACCGACGACCAACTCGACGCGCACCGGGGGCAGTTCGACGACCGCCTGCTGGAGTTGGTGACGCGACCGCGGGCGGTGCCGGAGTACGCGACCCTGGCGAGGCACCTGTGGAACCACTTCGAGCAGTGGTTCGCGTTCGTGTTCGACCCGCGGATCGAGCCGACGAACTGGAAGGCCGAGCAGGCGATCCGCCCGGCGGTGGTAAATCGGAAGGTGTGGGGCGGCAACCGGACCGTCACGGGCGCGCGAGCGCAGGGCGTGTTGATGTCCGTGTTCGAGACGTGCCGCCGCCAGACGCTCTCGGTCGTGGATCACGTCAGCCGGACGTTGCGCTGGTTCGGTAACCGGCTCCTGCCGCGCCCGCTGCTGTTAGGGTGA
- the priA gene encoding replication restart helicase PriA, producing MTAPNILFEVEDERAAPEPAPAALFADIVFDRPLDHAYTYGVPDHLASKIGVGKRVEVPFGKGGKATAGFCVRVTDVQPVTAFEIKTITRVLDDDAIVDDHVMKLTRWMADYYLCGWGQVLHAVVPAGVRDNAGTRVASFVEPVPKEKLPNPLPTVTPQQKTALDKLKKENRPLEVLQLARLAKCTTGVIGGLVKKGLVRKFAERIETDAAAPGHDTDTDDSAAPAPAIALNADQLRVWEQIRGALTTGGYHPFLLYGVTGSGKTEVYLRAIEEVIKQGKEVIVLVPEISLTPQTLARFKGRCGNLAVLHSHLTDAERGGYWRRVATGHIQVVVGARSAVFAPTRKLGLIIIDEEHENSFKQESTPRYHARDVAVMRARLEGIPILMGSATPSLESWANAERGAYTVLNMPNRVESRPMPAVKLIDLRHEPKPPGKHFAIGPTLEAAMRKTLKDKGQIILLLNRRGFSTHVHCEACGHVAQCAHCDLALTFHRTKNALMCHYCGFETAPFMKCPTCAQPSMRYQGLGTEKLQTEIEEKFPGNVCQRMDSDTMSKPGSHQRVLDAFRDGLIQILVGTQMIAKGLDFPNVTLVGVVNADVGLHLPDFRSAERTFQLLAQVAGRAGRGEKGGQVLVQTFTPDHPCITLASHHNYTEFAKLELVHRKQHKYPPYERMARLIVRSEKEDAASAFADTLAAAFKEAMKRMPAPSGFVSLPSNATDTPAPKAAPIRLLGPAECPVFRLNNFYRFHFQVQSDSSAALHEVLRTVLAIAKPPSGVEFQVDIDPYSML from the coding sequence ATGACGGCCCCCAACATCCTGTTCGAAGTCGAAGACGAACGCGCCGCCCCCGAACCGGCACCCGCGGCACTGTTCGCGGACATCGTTTTCGACCGGCCGCTCGACCACGCGTACACCTACGGCGTTCCGGACCACCTCGCGAGCAAAATCGGCGTCGGGAAGCGCGTCGAGGTGCCGTTCGGCAAGGGCGGGAAAGCCACCGCCGGGTTCTGCGTCCGTGTGACCGACGTACAGCCCGTTACCGCGTTCGAAATCAAGACGATCACCCGCGTGCTCGATGACGACGCCATCGTGGACGACCACGTGATGAAACTCACGCGGTGGATGGCGGACTACTACCTCTGCGGGTGGGGGCAGGTGCTCCACGCCGTTGTGCCCGCCGGCGTGCGCGACAACGCCGGCACGCGGGTCGCGTCGTTCGTGGAGCCGGTGCCGAAGGAGAAGCTGCCGAACCCGCTACCCACCGTCACGCCGCAGCAAAAGACGGCCCTCGACAAGCTCAAGAAGGAAAACCGACCGCTGGAGGTGCTTCAACTCGCCCGGCTCGCGAAGTGTACCACCGGCGTCATCGGCGGGCTGGTCAAGAAGGGGCTCGTGCGGAAGTTCGCCGAGCGCATCGAGACCGACGCCGCCGCGCCCGGTCACGACACCGATACGGATGACTCGGCCGCGCCGGCGCCCGCGATCGCGCTCAACGCCGACCAGTTGCGCGTGTGGGAGCAGATCCGGGGCGCCCTCACGACCGGTGGCTACCATCCGTTCCTGCTCTACGGCGTGACCGGCAGCGGAAAAACGGAAGTGTACCTCCGGGCGATCGAGGAGGTGATCAAGCAGGGCAAGGAGGTCATCGTTCTGGTGCCGGAAATCTCGCTCACCCCGCAGACGCTCGCGCGGTTCAAGGGGCGCTGCGGGAACCTCGCGGTGCTGCACAGCCACCTCACCGACGCCGAGCGCGGCGGCTACTGGCGCCGCGTGGCAACCGGGCACATTCAGGTCGTCGTCGGGGCGCGGAGCGCGGTCTTCGCCCCCACGCGCAAGCTCGGCCTCATCATCATCGACGAGGAACACGAGAACAGCTTCAAGCAGGAATCGACGCCGCGGTACCACGCCCGCGACGTGGCCGTGATGCGCGCCCGACTCGAAGGCATCCCGATCCTCATGGGTTCGGCCACGCCCAGCCTCGAAAGCTGGGCGAACGCGGAGCGCGGCGCCTACACCGTTTTGAACATGCCGAACCGCGTCGAGAGCCGGCCGATGCCCGCGGTGAAGCTGATCGACCTGCGGCACGAGCCCAAGCCCCCGGGCAAGCACTTCGCGATCGGCCCCACGCTCGAAGCGGCGATGCGGAAGACGCTCAAGGACAAGGGGCAAATCATCCTGCTCCTGAACCGGCGCGGGTTCAGCACCCACGTTCACTGTGAGGCGTGCGGGCACGTCGCGCAGTGTGCCCACTGCGACCTCGCGCTCACGTTCCACCGCACCAAAAACGCGCTCATGTGCCACTATTGCGGCTTCGAGACGGCGCCGTTCATGAAGTGCCCAACGTGCGCGCAGCCCTCGATGCGCTACCAGGGGTTAGGGACGGAGAAACTGCAAACGGAGATCGAAGAGAAGTTCCCCGGCAACGTGTGCCAGCGGATGGATTCGGACACGATGTCCAAGCCCGGCAGCCACCAGCGCGTACTCGATGCGTTCCGCGACGGCCTCATTCAGATCCTGGTCGGCACGCAGATGATCGCGAAGGGGCTGGACTTCCCCAACGTCACGCTGGTGGGCGTGGTGAACGCCGACGTCGGCCTGCACCTGCCGGACTTCCGCAGCGCCGAGCGCACGTTCCAGTTGCTCGCGCAGGTGGCGGGCCGGGCCGGGCGCGGCGAAAAGGGCGGGCAGGTGCTCGTGCAAACCTTCACGCCGGACCACCCGTGCATCACCCTGGCCTCGCACCACAACTACACCGAGTTCGCGAAGCTCGAACTGGTTCACCGCAAGCAGCACAAGTACCCGCCGTACGAGCGGATGGCGCGCTTGATCGTGCGGAGCGAGAAGGAAGACGCGGCCTCGGCGTTCGCGGACACGCTCGCCGCGGCCTTCAAGGAGGCGATGAAGCGAATGCCGGCGCCGTCGGGGTTCGTGAGCCTGCCGTCCAACGCGACCGATACCCCGGCTCCGAAAGCCGCACCGATCCGGCTGCTGGGTCCGGCGGAGTGCCCGGTGTTCCGGCTCAACAACTTCTACCGGTTCCACTTCCAAGTGCAGTCCGACAGCAGCGCGGCGCTACATGAAGTGCTGCGAACGGTACTGGCGATTGCCAAGCCGCCCAGCGGCGTGGAGTTCCAGGTGGACATCGACCCGTACAGCATGTTGTGA
- a CDS encoding IS630 family transposase, producing MAITLPDSRGLSDEVLQALRLRALHGIESGFSQADVARLLGVAGETVSRWWTAYTAGGLQALPQERTGRPVGTGRTLSDEQGAHLQLLLDTKSPSDLGIAAPVWNRRAVRDLILNEYGLRVPIRTVGEYLRRWGYTAKKPSRHARKQDPDEVREWLEQTYPAIEKLARAERATMFWCDETGTAADAYPGYGYAREGQRATIEVPDPHIRMNMVSGISNTGDVRFLTYSGTMTAERFITFLKQLLTTVPGTIFVIVDNLPAHAKDAVVAWVQQHEDRLAVFYLPRYSPELNPDEYLNNDLKGQVHDAGLPDTSKTLRSRIQRFMHKLLMLPKHVMSYFLHPKVNYCASG from the coding sequence ATGGCGATCACATTGCCGGATTCTCGTGGGCTGTCCGACGAAGTCCTGCAGGCGTTGCGCCTGCGCGCGTTGCACGGGATCGAGTCCGGGTTCTCGCAAGCCGATGTGGCCCGGTTGCTGGGTGTCGCGGGTGAAACCGTGTCGCGCTGGTGGACGGCCTACACGGCGGGTGGGCTGCAGGCCCTGCCCCAGGAGCGCACCGGGCGACCGGTGGGAACCGGGCGCACCCTCTCCGACGAGCAAGGGGCCCACCTGCAACTACTGCTCGACACCAAGAGCCCGTCGGATCTGGGGATCGCCGCGCCCGTGTGGAACCGTCGCGCGGTTCGCGACCTGATCCTCAACGAGTACGGGCTCCGGGTGCCGATTCGCACCGTGGGGGAATACTTGCGGCGCTGGGGCTATACGGCCAAGAAGCCGTCCCGCCACGCCCGCAAGCAAGATCCCGACGAGGTGCGTGAGTGGCTCGAGCAGACGTATCCGGCCATTGAAAAGCTGGCTCGGGCGGAACGGGCCACCATGTTCTGGTGCGATGAGACCGGGACGGCCGCCGACGCGTATCCCGGTTACGGGTACGCCCGCGAGGGCCAACGGGCGACGATCGAGGTTCCCGATCCGCACATCCGGATGAACATGGTCTCCGGGATCAGTAACACGGGCGATGTGCGGTTCCTGACGTATTCCGGCACGATGACGGCCGAGCGGTTCATCACGTTCCTGAAGCAGTTGCTGACGACCGTGCCGGGTACGATCTTCGTGATCGTGGACAACTTGCCCGCCCACGCCAAGGATGCGGTCGTCGCTTGGGTCCAACAGCATGAGGATCGGCTCGCCGTGTTTTATCTGCCCCGGTACAGTCCCGAATTGAACCCCGACGAGTATCTCAACAACGACCTGAAGGGGCAGGTGCATGACGCCGGCTTGCCCGACACGAGCAAAACCCTGCGCTCGCGAATCCAACGCTTCATGCACAAGCTCCTGATGCTACCCAAACATGTGATGAGCTACTTCCTCCATCCAAAAGTAAACTATTGCGCATCAGGTTAA
- a CDS encoding metallophosphoesterase family protein, producing MFGDLHGRILPAFRFAAYWTKRTGREVAALLQVGDLGYFPDVSRMDKATLRHAKGDPLELGALDVATRTSAADRVFDDDPHCPPGLWFTAGNHEDFDELERYAQASGRQSDFAVDAYCRVRGIKDGAVHAFDRGPRVAAVWGVDGGGPNARQNLPPRGYIAERAVDRLTTETFDVLLMHDAPEGAKRVGYGSELLHTLIELAQPRFAFFGHYHGDGSRIEQDYGRTEVYHLTGFELRTRDGHPERGSVGVLEWAAGDGTFAFVEDSDLKPFTRHNWKWV from the coding sequence GTGTTCGGCGACCTGCACGGCCGCATCCTGCCGGCGTTCCGGTTCGCCGCGTACTGGACGAAGCGGACCGGGCGCGAGGTGGCCGCGTTGCTACAAGTCGGCGACCTGGGCTACTTCCCAGACGTTTCGCGGATGGACAAAGCGACGCTGCGCCACGCGAAGGGCGACCCGCTCGAACTCGGCGCGCTCGACGTGGCGACCCGCACCAGCGCCGCGGACCGCGTGTTCGATGACGACCCGCACTGCCCGCCGGGTCTCTGGTTCACGGCGGGCAACCACGAGGACTTCGACGAACTGGAACGCTACGCGCAGGCGTCCGGCAGGCAATCCGACTTCGCGGTGGACGCGTACTGTCGGGTTCGCGGCATCAAGGACGGCGCGGTTCACGCGTTCGATCGCGGCCCGCGAGTGGCCGCGGTGTGGGGCGTTGACGGCGGCGGCCCGAACGCGCGGCAGAACCTCCCGCCACGGGGCTACATCGCGGAACGCGCGGTTGACCGGCTGACGACCGAAACGTTCGACGTTCTCCTCATGCACGACGCCCCGGAAGGTGCGAAGCGCGTCGGGTACGGGAGCGAACTGCTCCACACGCTGATCGAACTGGCGCAGCCGCGGTTCGCGTTCTTCGGCCACTATCACGGCGACGGGAGCCGGATCGAGCAGGACTACGGCCGCACGGAAGTGTATCACCTCACGGGCTTCGAGTTGCGCACACGCGACGGTCACCCCGAACGCGGCAGCGTGGGTGTGCTGGAGTGGGCGGCCGGTGACGGCACGTTCGCGTTCGTGGAGGACAGCGACCTGAAGCCGTTCACCCGCCACAACTGGAAGTGGGTGTAA
- a CDS encoding NYN domain-containing protein, whose protein sequence is MTFLIDGYNLMYAAGLASRGMPAPQFDRARSRFLDWLADGAKGRAAVLRVVFDALLAPSPSLEALHRGVRVRFAFRQTADDLIEQLVAVEQKPAAVTVVSNDGRVREAGRRAECLLATCEEFIDWLIHPENHPEPGAPRAPEDKPVPAVSDEDMNEWLNAFNTPKPKR, encoded by the coding sequence GTGACGTTCCTGATCGATGGGTACAACCTGATGTACGCGGCCGGGCTGGCGAGCCGGGGCATGCCGGCGCCGCAGTTCGACCGCGCCCGTTCGCGGTTCCTCGATTGGCTCGCGGACGGCGCGAAGGGCCGGGCCGCCGTCCTCCGCGTGGTGTTCGACGCGCTTCTGGCCCCGAGCCCGTCGCTCGAAGCGCTTCACCGCGGCGTGCGGGTCCGGTTCGCGTTCCGGCAGACCGCCGACGACCTGATCGAGCAACTCGTCGCGGTGGAGCAGAAGCCGGCGGCGGTCACGGTGGTCTCGAACGACGGCCGCGTGCGCGAGGCCGGGCGCCGCGCGGAGTGCCTGCTCGCCACGTGCGAAGAGTTCATCGACTGGCTCATCCACCCCGAGAACCACCCGGAGCCCGGCGCGCCGCGTGCGCCGGAGGACAAGCCCGTGCCGGCGGTGTCCGATGAGGACATGAACGAGTGGCTGAACGCGTTCAACACACCGAAACCGAAGCGGTGA
- a CDS encoding DNA gyrase inhibitor YacG: MSKVQCPICDAAMPGNWQEYPDYPFCSARCRKIDLGRWLDQKYRVPDPTPPNAENRSTPAEGEAE; encoded by the coding sequence ATGAGTAAGGTGCAATGTCCGATCTGCGACGCCGCGATGCCGGGGAACTGGCAAGAGTACCCGGATTATCCGTTCTGTTCGGCCCGGTGTCGCAAGATCGATTTGGGCCGGTGGTTGGATCAGAAGTACCGGGTGCCCGATCCGACCCCACCCAACGCGGAGAACCGCTCCACACCCGCTGAGGGTGAAGCGGAGTGA
- a CDS encoding FmdB family zinc ribbon protein, with translation MPTYDYKCNACGHTFDELQSFSEPPLTKCPKCKKNKLERLFGGGGAIIFKGGGFYETDYRRAGETAGKGEGEAAKSESTETKAETPAASTDSAPAKTESKSEPKGGGAKKKGK, from the coding sequence ATGCCGACCTACGACTACAAGTGCAACGCCTGCGGGCACACGTTCGACGAGCTGCAATCGTTCTCGGAGCCGCCGCTGACGAAGTGCCCGAAGTGCAAGAAGAACAAGCTCGAGCGCCTCTTCGGGGGCGGCGGGGCGATCATCTTCAAGGGCGGCGGCTTCTACGAGACGGACTACCGCCGCGCCGGCGAAACCGCGGGCAAGGGCGAGGGCGAAGCGGCCAAGAGCGAATCCACGGAAACGAAAGCCGAAACACCGGCCGCATCGACCGACAGTGCGCCGGCGAAGACCGAATCGAAGAGCGAGCCGAAGGGCGGCGGGGCGAAGAAGAAGGGCAAGTGA